ATCGTCTATTTTCGAAGAAATATCAGTTATTCTAGTTGCTATTTCCGTTGTGCCATGTGCTCCTTCCTCTGTTGCTGTTGTAATTTCTTCGATAGCTAGTTTTATTTGCTGTATTGTTTCGTATAATTGCTCTGAAATGGTATTAATTTCAGTCACTATTTGATGTATTGTATCTGCATCTTGATTATATTGAATGCTGGTATCTACGAACATTTCGTAATCATTTACTACCTGATTATCAACAAAGTCTAGAAGCGCCTTCGAATCTTGCACAACACTTTCCACTGCTTCGGAAACATTGTATGTAACGTCATTAATTCTTGATACTGCATTTTTAGAATTTTCAGCTAACACCCTGATTTCATCTGCGACGACTGCAAATCCTTTTCCTGCTTCACCCGCTCTAGCCGCTTCAATCGAAGCATTTAATGCTAGTAGATTTGTCTGAGAAGTGATTTGTAAGATAGCCTCAGAAAGCTCTTTAATTTCTTCTATTGCTTTCGTCTTTATTATAGACTCTCGTAATTGAGTATTGGTTCTATCATAAATATCTATTGCATTTTTCTGTGATATTCCGGTTTCTAATTTAAGCTTTCCTGCTCGTTGTTTGATTTCATTTGATAGTTGCTCTCCATGTAAGGTTCTTTCTTTCATGTTTGACACTTCATTTTCTATTGCATAAGTAGATGCATTCATTTCTTCTGTTGATGCAGATGTTTCTTCCATTCCAGCTGACAGTTCTTCTGTTGTTGCTGATATATCTTCAATATTTCCATGAACTTCTTTCATTCTTGTTAATGATTTATCTGCAATTGTTTTTACATTTTCCGATTCTGCTTGAATATTTTTAATGATACCTGCAAATTTCATCTGCATATTTTGCGATGATTGTGCAATTACTCCTACTTCATCCTTTCTATTTAATAGTTTTTCTTCAAACTGGAAATCGAATTTTCCTTCTTCCATAAGTTGAAGTCTATTCTGAATCATATTGATTCCTTTAGCGATAGTATTTCCAAGAAAATACGAAACAATTATTCCTGTAATCATTAATGCTCCTGCTAGAAGCACAATCATTATGACAGTAGCATTAATCGTCTGTGAAACTACATCAGTATATATTCCTACAAACCACATTCCAATTACAGCATCATTACTATCCTTTAGAGGTACATAATATGTTTGAGCTGACTTTCCTAAAATATCAGCAGTTCCAGAATATGGTTTTCCTTGAATAAGAACCTGCTCAATCACCTCATCTGAAGCTTGCGTTCCAATCATACGTTTTCCACTTTCATCCAGAATATTGGTGGTGATTCTGGTATCATTCTGGAATATTGTAGATTGCACACTGGTTCCTTTTGTAAAATCATCAAGCACTTCATAATTTTCATTAATTCGTACATCACCTTTGTAAAGCTCTCCATCTATAACGGACCAATCGCCATCATACGCAATATCAAATAACTGCAAGCCCATATTGGAATAATTTTGTAATTCTTCAGTAGTTTTGGAAAGAATAAGATCATTTACCTTAAAGTTTGTAAATGAGACTATTGATAATGTTAGTACCACAATAATACTAACTGATACTAGTACAATTTTCCACTTAATTTTCATTTTTCTGTTCTCCTTCATTTTGCATTATCTATCCTCACTACATAATTTAAAGTGTTTTTGGAACTACATAGTAGTATAGAAATACAGATTTTATCTTTGCTTGTCACATATTTATATCGGCACTTTGTTCATAATTTTAAGGATCCTATTAATTATTACGAGGACTTTAATTTAAAAGTAAGCAATAAAAAATGCAGGTCAGGTCCACAATGTGGCTTGAGTCTGCATATATACACTAATGTAGCAACAAATCTTTTATGTAAATAGATTAAAAACTGTACATCCCTAGTTCCCTTGGTATATAACCGTATAAAAAATATTCTATCGCCACATCTACTACAACCGCTAAATCTTCTGCATTATAATAATCTTCTATATTTTGATCCATCAAGATATTAGCTGATGCATCAAATTCTTCGTCTTCATCATAAAATACAAACAAAAAATTTACATTTTTCATAAAGTCAAAAGAAAAGGACAGGTCGCCTTGTTCTAGGAATTTTGCTTTTACTAACTCAGCATTTTTTCGGAATACTTCTTTATTTTCACTATACAATTGAGATAATCTTAAAATCGTTCTCTTATAAAAATTAGGATAGTAAATTTGCCCATCCTTTATTTCTTTATACGTAATGTATTTTCCTGTTAAAGAAGTCCCCTTTCCATTGACTAAATACCTTACAATAATGGTCTTAAGCACATAAGAAGTAATCTCTTCTCCTGACGCGGTATATACCTTACCACTTGGATAAAAGACTTTATAGGTTTCCTTCATCATTTCTAATTCAAAGGATTTGTTCGTCTCATTATAAGGAATTCCTAGTGTTGTGGCAATTACATTAGGGTCCATTTTTGAAAACTTGTCTACAATATAATCAAAAGGCACTTTTTCTTGATGCTCGCGCATTTTTTTCTCCTCCCGCTGTATCTATTTTTATATTAGAAAAGTTCTATTTTTTAACTTAGCTAATATCTAAACCTTTTTTATATAAAGATTGAATCTTTGACCTATGATACTTGACCCTATCACTGGTCGCTGAAATTTTATAGCACTTTTATTGATTTATGTCATTGTACAGTTTGCGATATCGATCTAATTCTCTCTTCAACAGATTTGGCGTATCCAACTCGTAGGGGCATCTACTCTTGCATTTTCCACATTCAATACAATCATTGATTTTTTCCATTTTTTGAGCAAATTCTTCTGTAAGATAAGGTTCTGCTGGAGATCTCGTCATAAGTAAGCTGATTCTAGCACTTTGGGGGATATCGATTTCAGCGGGGCATGGTAAGCAATAGCCACAACCTCTACAAAAATCACCTGATAAACCCTCTTTAGACTTCTCTATTGCGTTTTTTAAGTCTTCATTATACAATGGTGGATTATTTGCTAAAGATATAAATTCTTCTAATTCACTAAGGCGTTGTATGCCGTAAATGGGCACTACATTTTCGTATTGTTCCATAAAACCAAAAGAAGCCCGGCTATCATTAATAAGGCCTCCCGCCATAGCCTTCATAGCAATAAATCCAGTATCTGTTCTTTTACACTCTTCTACTAATGCGATCTCTTTCTCTTGTGATAATAGAGAAAAAGGAAATTGCATAGTCTCATAAAGACCTGATTTCACTGCATCAAATGCCAAATTCAGTCGATGATTTGTCATTCCAATATGTTTTATTTTACCTTTTTCCTTTTCCTTATAAACTGCTTCATATATATCTTCTGAAGGAAGCTCATCAGGATTATGGAATTGAAAAATATCGATATAATCTGTTTGTAAACTCTTTAGGCTTTGATCAATATTTTTTAGGATTTTTTCCTTATCAAATACTTGGGATTTGGTAGCGATAACAATCTGATCTCGAACATCATGTAATGCGTGACCGATTTTCATTTCACTATCTGTGTACATATTTGCTGTATCGTAAAAATTTATTCCACTTTCAAAAGCCCTTTTTAGTATAGCATCGGATTCCTCTATACTTACTCTTTGAATGGGCAATGCTCCAAATGCCGTTTTCGACACATAAAGCGCTGTCCGCCCTAATCGGATTTGCTTCATATTTTCACCTCACGTAAGTTATCTCTTTATTTATATTATATATGGACTTGTAGTGGAATTCCAATACTAAATAGTGAAAAGCGAAAAGTTAGAAGCTGAAAGCTGAACTCGCCTGTAGGCGAGATAATATAAGATCCTTCGGCTTAAGCCTCAGGATGACCGTGCAAGGGCTGAGGTGTCAATAGAAGAAACGTCATTAACAATTGCGTTCCTACTGCCTACCAGTCACCTTCCCACTGTTTAACCATCGTTCAACAATGTAATTCACTTAGAACTTGGAACATGAAGCGCCTTCGGCGTTTCATGTTCCACAGAAAGTACGATATGAGCAGCTCGAAGCTGGTGGTAAGGTGGCGTATTCTTTTTGATCTGGGTTGTGATCATAGGGTCTTGATAAAACATCTAATAGTTTTTTTATTACGTTATAATCACCTTTTTCAGCAGATTCGAGAGCTTCTTCCACTCTGTGGTTTCTTGGTATAATAGCTGGATTGTTGTTTTTCATAAGATCTCTAATAGACTCTTTACTTTCACCTTGTCTACCTAATCTGCTCTGCCATTTTTTATGCCACTCTACAAATTCGGGCTTATCCATTAGAGCCATCCCCTCAATTTGATTGAAGGTTAAGGATACAAAAGTATTTGTATAGTCCGCCTTGTATTTATGCATTATAGAGAGAAGTTCCTCTACTAAAGACTCATCTTCAGACTCTATATTTGTTAGCCCTAGTTTCTTTCTCATACCTTCTAACCACTTCACATGATATAATTCATCATACTTTTCAATGGCTGCTTGAGCAAGTTTAATAGCTTTGTCTTGATTTTCATCTATTAATGGCAGCATGGCCTCTGCTAATCTACATAGATTCCAATTTCCAATAACAGGTTGATTTTCATATGCATATCGCCCATTCGTGTCAATTGAGCTAAATACAGTTTTAGGATCATAAGTATCCATAAAAGCGCATGGACCATAATCAATTGTTTCACCACTTATGGTCATATTATCTGTATTCATGACTCCATGAATAAAACCAACTAATTGCCATCTGGCGATGAGTTCTGCTTGCACTTTACAAACCTCTTCTAGAAGTGTAAGACTCGAATTGGCACTGGCTGCTTGGCTTGGATAATGGCGTTTTAAAGAGTATCTTACCAAAGCATCTAATTCTTCTCTTGATCCATACTTTGATGCAAATTGAATGGTCCCAACTCGAATATGACTTGAAGCCACTCTCGTAAGAATAGCTCCTGATAAATTTCTCTCCCTACGAACAGTCTCTCCTGTTGCTACCACTGCTAAACTACGAGTGGTTGGTATACCGAGATAATGCATTGCTTCACTAATGATGTATTCTCTTAACATAGGACCAAGTGCAGCTCTACCATCCCCTCCTCTTGAAAACTTTGTCCTACCGCTTCCCTTTAATTGAATATCATATCTTTCTCTTGCAGGGGTTATTTGTTCGCCTATTAACATAGCCCGTCCATCACCCAGGATGGTAAAATATCCAAATTGATGACCAGCATAAGCCTGTGCAATAGAGAGTGCTCCTTTTGGAAGTGAATTACCAGCTAAAATATGAATTCCTTCTTCCCTCTCTAAAGCATGTACATCTAAGCCTAATAAATTTGCTACAGACTGATTTAGTACGACTAATTTAGGTGAGTCTACTGGATTTGGCTCTACTTTAGAATAAAAAAACTCTGGTAATAAAGAATACGTATTATCAAAGTTCCAGCCTATTTCTAAATGTTTATCTTTTTCCATAATTTTTCCTGCTTTCATCTGATTTTCTAAAATATATACTTAAACTTAATTTGAGCATTACAAAAAGTTAATATTTTTATTATATGCTTCAATTATACCTTTATCCACTATAGTCAAAACAAGATTTGTATAAAAGGAATATATATAGCTCACTTAATACATTCGACAAATCGTCTCCATATTTTTAAATATTTTTTGCTTAACACTTGCATATATTATAAAAAACACCTCATATCTCTACAGATGACAGAATAATCAATACTTTATTAAAATGTATACAGATAGGAGAGAATTTGATGAACTCAAAAAAAACTTTTGTACTTGACACAAATGTTCTACTTCATAATCCTTATTCACTTTACTCATTTGAGGATAATAATGTTGTTATTCCTGCAGTTGTGATTGAGGAGTTAGATAAATTCAAAAAGGAGAGTTCGGAACTAGGTGCAAATGCAAGACATGTAGCTAGATTATTAGATAGTTTAAGGGAAAAGGGAAACCTTAACTCTGGTATACTACTTGATAATGGCTCATTTCTCCGTATTGAAATGAATTTTCATAATGTTGTATTAAATGAAAGCTGGCAAGGTAGTGTTAACGATAATAGAATACTTAAGGTATGTATAGGTCTCCATGAGAAAGGAGAAAAAGTATATCTTATTACCAAAGACGTATTTGCACGAATCAAAGCCGATATCTTGGGTATTATAGCTCAAGATTTTTTCACAGAACAAGCTCCTAATTATGAAGAACAGTATTCTGGGCGTCTTGATGTGTATACTTCAAAAGAAAAAATTGATTATTTCTACAGTTGTCAAAATTTAAATCCGGAGGACGTAAGTTTATACAAATATGGTAGTGTATTGACTGCAGAGGATTTCGTTATCAATCAATTTTTAATTCTTCATGGAGAAGGTAATGAGAAACAAAC
The window above is part of the Alkalibaculum bacchi genome. Proteins encoded here:
- a CDS encoding methyl-accepting chemotaxis protein is translated as MKIKWKIVLVSVSIIVVLTLSIVSFTNFKVNDLILSKTTEELQNYSNMGLQLFDIAYDGDWSVIDGELYKGDVRINENYEVLDDFTKGTSVQSTIFQNDTRITTNILDESGKRMIGTQASDEVIEQVLIQGKPYSGTADILGKSAQTYYVPLKDSNDAVIGMWFVGIYTDVVSQTINATVIMIVLLAGALMITGIIVSYFLGNTIAKGINMIQNRLQLMEEGKFDFQFEEKLLNRKDEVGVIAQSSQNMQMKFAGIIKNIQAESENVKTIADKSLTRMKEVHGNIEDISATTEELSAGMEETSASTEEMNASTYAIENEVSNMKERTLHGEQLSNEIKQRAGKLKLETGISQKNAIDIYDRTNTQLRESIIKTKAIEEIKELSEAILQITSQTNLLALNASIEAARAGEAGKGFAVVADEIRVLAENSKNAVSRINDVTYNVSEAVESVVQDSKALLDFVDNQVVNDYEMFVDTSIQYNQDADTIHQIVTEINTISEQLYETIQQIKLAIEEITTATEEGAHGTTEIATRITDISSKIDDVLHQTMENKRSAEQLDEMVGFFQL
- a CDS encoding DUF3786 domain-containing protein, which translates into the protein MREHQEKVPFDYIVDKFSKMDPNVIATTLGIPYNETNKSFELEMMKETYKVFYPSGKVYTASGEEITSYVLKTIIVRYLVNGKGTSLTGKYITYKEIKDGQIYYPNFYKRTILRLSQLYSENKEVFRKNAELVKAKFLEQGDLSFSFDFMKNVNFLFVFYDEDEEFDASANILMDQNIEDYYNAEDLAVVVDVAIEYFLYGYIPRELGMYSF
- a CDS encoding aldo/keto reductase, whose protein sequence is MKQIRLGRTALYVSKTAFGALPIQRVSIEESDAILKRAFESGINFYDTANMYTDSEMKIGHALHDVRDQIVIATKSQVFDKEKILKNIDQSLKSLQTDYIDIFQFHNPDELPSEDIYEAVYKEKEKGKIKHIGMTNHRLNLAFDAVKSGLYETMQFPFSLLSQEKEIALVEECKRTDTGFIAMKAMAGGLINDSRASFGFMEQYENVVPIYGIQRLSELEEFISLANNPPLYNEDLKNAIEKSKEGLSGDFCRGCGYCLPCPAEIDIPQSARISLLMTRSPAEPYLTEEFAQKMEKINDCIECGKCKSRCPYELDTPNLLKRELDRYRKLYNDINQ
- a CDS encoding protein adenylyltransferase SelO, which produces MMEKDKHLEIGWNFDNTYSLLPEFFYSKVEPNPVDSPKLVVLNQSVANLLGLDVHALEREEGIHILAGNSLPKGALSIAQAYAGHQFGYFTILGDGRAMLIGEQITPARERYDIQLKGSGRTKFSRGGDGRAALGPMLREYIISEAMHYLGIPTTRSLAVVATGETVRRERNLSGAILTRVASSHIRVGTIQFASKYGSREELDALVRYSLKRHYPSQAASANSSLTLLEEVCKVQAELIARWQLVGFIHGVMNTDNMTISGETIDYGPCAFMDTYDPKTVFSSIDTNGRYAYENQPVIGNWNLCRLAEAMLPLIDENQDKAIKLAQAAIEKYDELYHVKWLEGMRKKLGLTNIESEDESLVEELLSIMHKYKADYTNTFVSLTFNQIEGMALMDKPEFVEWHKKWQSRLGRQGESKESIRDLMKNNNPAIIPRNHRVEEALESAEKGDYNVIKKLLDVLSRPYDHNPDQKEYATLPPASSCSYRTFCGT